A section of the Bacillus pumilus genome encodes:
- the thiI gene encoding tRNA uracil 4-sulfurtransferase ThiI encodes MKYDHILVRFGEISTKGKNRKKFIEKLRQHIRFVLKDFEALKYASDRDRITIMLNGEDPEPISEQLKGVFGIQSFSLAVKCETNLDAIKEAALTAVQEVYEQGNTFKVSTKRSYKQFELDSNEMNREIGGHVLRNTENLTVNVKQPDVHLRIEIREQATYITFKDVKGAGGLPVGSSGRAMLMLSGGFDSPVAGYQAMKRGIQIEAVHFFSPPYTSERAKQKVIDLTECLAAYGGEIKLHIVPFTKIQELIHKQVPENYTMTSTRRMMLKIADKIREKRDALAIITGESLGQVASQTLESMYAINHVTNTPIIRPLIAVDKNDIIDEARRIGTYETSIQPFEDCCTIFTPPSPKTKPKLEKVERYESFADFEPMLDEAVEQIETIIVKNEKKAADEFADLF; translated from the coding sequence ATGAAATATGATCATATTTTAGTCCGTTTTGGTGAAATTTCAACGAAAGGGAAAAATAGAAAGAAATTTATTGAAAAACTAAGGCAGCATATCCGGTTTGTATTGAAAGACTTTGAAGCATTAAAATATGCATCTGATAGAGACCGCATTACGATTATGCTGAACGGAGAAGACCCTGAACCGATTTCAGAACAGCTTAAAGGTGTATTTGGCATTCAAAGCTTTAGTCTGGCGGTGAAATGTGAGACAAATCTTGATGCCATTAAAGAAGCGGCACTCACAGCGGTACAGGAAGTGTATGAACAAGGAAATACATTTAAGGTCTCAACGAAACGGTCTTATAAACAATTTGAACTTGATTCAAATGAAATGAACCGTGAAATTGGTGGACATGTGCTGAGGAATACAGAAAACTTAACGGTCAATGTCAAACAGCCGGATGTGCATTTGCGTATTGAAATAAGAGAACAGGCGACATATATTACATTTAAAGATGTCAAAGGTGCAGGCGGATTGCCGGTTGGTTCAAGCGGAAGAGCGATGCTCATGCTTTCAGGAGGCTTTGACAGCCCAGTTGCCGGCTATCAAGCGATGAAACGCGGTATTCAAATTGAGGCTGTCCATTTCTTTAGTCCCCCATATACAAGTGAACGTGCTAAGCAAAAGGTCATTGATCTGACAGAGTGCTTAGCTGCATATGGTGGCGAAATAAAACTTCACATCGTCCCTTTTACAAAAATTCAAGAGCTGATTCATAAACAAGTACCTGAAAACTATACGATGACATCAACAAGAAGAATGATGCTGAAAATTGCAGATAAAATAAGAGAGAAGCGTGATGCTCTTGCAATTATTACTGGTGAAAGCCTTGGACAAGTCGCAAGTCAAACACTTGAAAGCATGTATGCCATTAACCATGTGACCAATACACCAATCATTCGCCCGCTTATTGCGGTTGATAAGAATGATATTATTGATGAAGCGAGACGAATTGGTACTTACGAGACAAGCATTCAGCCTTTCGAGGATTGCTGCACGATCTTTACGCCGCCGTCTCCTAAAACAAAACCAAAGCTTGAGAAAGTAGAACGCTACGAAAGCTTTGCTGATTTTGAGCCAATGCTTGATGAGGCAGTGGAGCAAATCGAAACGATCATCGTCAAAAATGAGAAGAAAGCGGCAGACGAATTCGCTGATTTATTCTAA
- a CDS encoding alpha/beta-type small acid-soluble spore protein: MAQQNRQSSSNQLLVPGAAQAIDQMKYEIASEFGVNLGAETTARANGSVGGEITKRLVSYAQQHMGGGSF, encoded by the coding sequence ATGGCTCAACAAAACAGACAAAGCAGTTCTAACCAATTACTAGTACCAGGCGCTGCACAAGCAATCGACCAAATGAAGTACGAAATCGCTTCTGAATTCGGTGTAAACCTTGGTGCAGAAACAACAGCTCGCGCTAACGGATCAGTTGGTGGAGAAATCACTAAGCGTCTTGTATCTTACGCTCAACAACATATGGGTGGCGGATCTTTCTAA
- the mbcS gene encoding acyl-CoA synthetase MbcS yields the protein MKREDLIAPEQYNLVSEIEAFSHDKKKMALHWQDGNGHEAHVTYAALVEEANKIGHVLLNAGFKKGDKIIVMVPRMLEAYSIYLAILKTGMVVIPCSEMLRAKDLDYRIEHAEAKGAIVYSSFIQSFDGTQKPNDFKTFSIGENDHGWTNILAQKEEQSSELQMAPTTRTDMAFLSYTSGTTGNPKGVVHTHGWAYAHLRTAAKAWLSINEGDKVWATAGPGWQKWVWSPLLSVLGSGAEGFVYGGKFNPNTYLELLQKNEINVLCCTPTEYRFMAKVDDLSQYELPKLHSAVSAGEPLNREVIDTFKKHFDIEVRDGYGQTESTLLVGVLKGMDIKPGSMGKPTPGNEVEIIDEDGSVCAHGEVGDIAVHLETPALFKEYYKDEERTKAQRRGNYFITGDRAKKDEDGYFWFESRRDDIIVSSGYTIGPFEVEDALIKHPAVKECAVVASPDEIRGSIVKAYVVLRDESAQSDELIKELQTHVKNTTAPYKYPREIEFIDELPKTPSAKIRRVELRERELARKGS from the coding sequence ATGAAAAGAGAAGACTTAATTGCACCAGAACAATATAACTTAGTCAGTGAGATTGAAGCGTTCAGTCATGACAAGAAGAAAATGGCCCTGCACTGGCAGGATGGAAATGGCCACGAAGCACATGTGACATATGCAGCTTTAGTGGAAGAAGCAAATAAAATTGGTCATGTATTATTAAATGCAGGCTTTAAAAAAGGCGATAAAATCATTGTGATGGTGCCGCGCATGCTAGAGGCATACAGCATTTATTTAGCGATCTTGAAAACAGGAATGGTCGTCATTCCTTGTTCAGAAATGCTGCGTGCAAAAGATTTAGATTACCGAATTGAACATGCAGAAGCAAAGGGAGCGATCGTTTACTCTTCATTCATTCAATCGTTCGACGGAACCCAAAAACCAAACGATTTTAAAACATTCTCAATCGGTGAGAACGATCATGGTTGGACAAACATTCTCGCGCAAAAAGAAGAGCAATCAAGCGAGCTGCAAATGGCTCCAACAACACGTACTGATATGGCGTTCTTATCCTATACATCTGGTACAACAGGCAATCCGAAAGGGGTTGTTCATACACATGGCTGGGCATATGCACATTTACGCACGGCTGCCAAAGCATGGCTTTCCATTAATGAAGGGGATAAAGTATGGGCGACAGCAGGACCAGGGTGGCAAAAATGGGTGTGGAGCCCTCTCTTATCAGTGTTAGGAAGCGGGGCAGAAGGTTTTGTATACGGAGGGAAGTTCAATCCAAATACATACTTAGAACTGCTTCAAAAAAATGAAATCAATGTCCTATGCTGTACGCCGACAGAATACAGATTTATGGCGAAAGTAGATGACTTAAGTCAGTACGAGCTTCCAAAGCTACATAGTGCCGTGTCTGCGGGAGAGCCGCTCAACCGTGAAGTCATTGATACATTCAAAAAGCATTTTGATATAGAAGTACGAGACGGCTATGGCCAAACAGAAAGCACACTGCTCGTTGGGGTGCTAAAAGGAATGGATATCAAGCCTGGGAGTATGGGAAAACCAACACCTGGCAACGAAGTCGAGATCATTGATGAGGACGGCAGCGTATGCGCTCATGGAGAAGTTGGTGACATTGCGGTTCATCTCGAAACGCCGGCTTTATTTAAGGAATACTACAAAGATGAAGAGCGTACGAAGGCGCAGCGCCGCGGGAATTACTTTATTACCGGTGACCGTGCGAAAAAAGATGAAGATGGCTACTTCTGGTTTGAAAGCCGCAGAGATGATATCATCGTCAGCTCAGGCTATACCATTGGGCCGTTTGAAGTAGAAGATGCGCTGATTAAACACCCAGCAGTGAAAGAATGTGCGGTTGTGGCGAGTCCAGATGAAATCAGAGGATCCATCGTGAAGGCATATGTTGTCCTACGTGATGAATCAGCACAAAGTGATGAGCTGATCAAAGAGCTGCAAACACATGTGAAAAACACAACAGCACCTTACAAATACCCAAGAGAAATTGAATTCATTGACGAACTGCCAAAAACACCGTCAGCGAAAATCCGTCGCGTCGAGCTGAGAGAAAGAGAGCTTGCACGAAAAGGATCTTGA
- a CDS encoding LysE/ArgO family amino acid transporter has protein sequence MFIAIVHGIVLAFGLILPLGAQNVFVFQQGALQPRLYQALPVVITAALCDTLLIALAVIGVSVVVFTIPMLQMCLYLIGFCFLVYMGWSVWNTNSSTGAKEKQEFMPERKQILFACSVSLLNPHAILDTIGVIGTNSLQYNGAEKWAFTLACIIVSWLWFIGLALLGKMLGKLDTNGKWMNRINKASAVMIWLVALYIGYQLIV, from the coding sequence ATGTTCATTGCCATCGTTCATGGAATTGTGCTTGCCTTTGGCCTCATTTTACCATTGGGCGCACAAAATGTATTTGTATTTCAGCAAGGAGCACTTCAGCCGCGATTATATCAGGCTTTACCTGTCGTTATCACTGCTGCTCTTTGTGACACACTTTTAATTGCGTTAGCTGTCATTGGGGTTTCTGTTGTGGTGTTCACCATTCCGATGCTGCAAATGTGTCTTTACCTCATTGGATTTTGTTTTTTAGTATATATGGGATGGTCCGTGTGGAACACAAACTCATCAACAGGTGCTAAAGAGAAGCAGGAATTCATGCCTGAGAGAAAACAAATTCTTTTTGCCTGTTCAGTTTCACTTTTAAATCCCCACGCCATTCTCGATACCATTGGCGTGATTGGCACAAATTCGCTTCAATATAACGGGGCAGAAAAATGGGCGTTTACCCTCGCTTGTATCATCGTGTCCTGGTTATGGTTTATTGGGCTCGCTCTTTTAGGGAAGATGCTAGGGAAGTTAGATACAAACGGGAAGTGGATGAACCGTATCAATAAAGCTTCAGCAGTCATGATTTGGCTTGTCGCGTTATACATTGGGTATCAATTGATTGTATAA
- a CDS encoding MarR family winged helix-turn-helix transcriptional regulator, translating into MKHPHFFKEFVAFASTFSELKHALMNKVKPANLTTLQYLILEQLAVSEPLTPSEIADCQHMSLPNVSRELKKLHEKQFIDREEDRDDKRKHVIKLSDKGRACMNEAFQHIEGVLLDSLSSSDIEQMDDIIQALRLLNQTIFKKEPKKA; encoded by the coding sequence ATGAAACATCCCCATTTCTTCAAGGAATTCGTCGCATTCGCTTCTACTTTTTCAGAGCTGAAGCACGCCCTGATGAACAAAGTCAAACCAGCTAACCTAACAACCTTACAATACTTAATACTAGAGCAACTAGCTGTCAGCGAGCCGCTTACGCCAAGTGAAATTGCCGACTGTCAGCACATGTCTCTTCCGAATGTCAGTAGAGAACTGAAAAAACTGCACGAGAAACAATTCATTGATAGAGAAGAAGACCGTGATGACAAACGAAAACATGTCATTAAGCTGTCTGACAAAGGCCGTGCTTGTATGAATGAAGCCTTCCAGCATATCGAAGGGGTGCTATTAGACAGCCTATCTTCCTCCGATATAGAACAAATGGATGATATCATTCAAGCTCTCCGCCTTTTAAATCAAACGATTTTCAAAAAAGAACCTAAAAAAGCATGA